The Amycolatopsis endophytica genome includes the window CGTCGTCCCGGCCGCCCACACGGTGGTCAGCCCACCGCCGCCACAAACCCGCCGACGGCCGGTCACTACGGCCGAATGTCCGTCCTGAGTGGATGGTCCGGCGGGATCTCGACCAGCACGATGGACGTCCCGTCGGGGTCGGAGATGCGCGCCTCGTCCAGGCCCCACGGCTCACGGCGGGCCTCACGATCGGGCTCGACGCCGCGTCCGGCGAGCTCGTCGAGCGTCGCGGCCAGGTCGCGGACCTGGAACCACAGTTCGACGTCCGGGCTGGTGCCCTTCTCGCCACGGCCGACGACCTCCAGGAAGCCGTGGCCGGTGAAGAACACGGTGCCGCCGGGGAACGTGCGGTAGATCGCCAGGCCGAGTGTGTCCCGGTAGAACGCCGTCGTCTTCTCGAGGTCACGGGGGTGGATCAGAACACGGCTGCTCAGCACGTCCATGCCTCCTGCCTACCCCACCCCGTCAGGAGGCCGCAATCGCGGCGATCCCGGCCAGCACCACGGTCGAGCCGACCAGCCGCCGCACCGGGTTCGCCTCGCCGAGCACGATCCAGGCGGCGATCCCGCCCAGCACGATGCTGACCTCACGGGCCGGGGCGACCAGGCTCACCGGCGCCCGCCGCATCGCGTAGAGCACGAGCAGGTACGCCACCGGCGACAGCATGCCGACGACCAGGGTCTCCCGCCAGTGCGCCCGCCACAAAGTGGCCACCTGTCCACCGGAGCGCAGGGCCGCCGGGGCGAGCAGCAGGCTCTGCAGCACCGCGCCGGTGGCGAAATAGATCAGCGGCGGGACGGCGAGCGCGTTGACGGAATGGTCGTCCCACAGCGTGTACCCCGCGATGGTGACGCCGGTGAGCAGCCCGTAGAACACGCCCGCCCGGCGTGCTCGCCGGTCCGCCGACGGCCCGAGCCCGATCACCAGTACCCCGGCCACGACCAGGAGCGCCCCGGCGAGCCCGAGCCACCCCGGCCGTTCACCGAGGAGGACCACCGCGGCGAGGACGGACAACAGCGGCCCGCTCCCCCGCGCCAGCGGATAGACGACGGACAGGTCACCCACGCGGTAGCCCCGCTGCAGCACGATGCCGTAGGCGACGTGGAAGACCGCGGTCAGCAATGCGGCGACCAGCCAGGTCCAGTGCGGACGCTCCCCCGACACGATCAACGCGGCGACCGCGAGGGGAGCGCAGACCACCGCGGACACCGTGTAGTAAAGGAAGACGAACCGGGCGCCGGCGTCGACCCGTTTGGCCGCGAGGTTCCACCCGGCGTGCACGACAGCGGCGACGAGAACGAACGCCAGTGCGGTGCCGTCCACGTGCCTCCGTCCCGGTCATGGCCAGTGCAAGTGTCACGGTAGTCCCCTGCTAGCCTTGACGGTCGTTGCCGCGCGGCATTCCGCCAGGGAGGAAACCCGCACGCCGGGGCCGGTACAGCGCGGCAGCGAACCCACCGATCGATTGAAGGAGCGCCCTCGTGGCCAACATCAAGTCCCAGATCAAGCGCATCAAGACCAACGAGAAGGCGCGCCAGCGCAACCAGTCGGTCAAGTCCTCGGTGAAGACCGCGATCCGCAAGTTCCGCGAGGCCGCCGAGTCGGGTGACAAGACCAAGGCCGTCGAGCAGCAGCAGATCGCCGCTCGCGCCCTGGACAAGGCCGCCAGCAAGGGCGTCATCCACGCGAACCAGGCCGCGAACAAGAAGTCCGCGATGGCCAAGCGCGTCAACCAGCTCTGAGCAGGACCTCCACGAGGGCGGGCATCTGCGGATGCCCGCCCTTTGTGCTGTGGTGCACTATCTGCCTGTTCAGGC containing:
- a CDS encoding VOC family protein → MDVLSSRVLIHPRDLEKTTAFYRDTLGLAIYRTFPGGTVFFTGHGFLEVVGRGEKGTSPDVELWFQVRDLAATLDELAGRGVEPDREARREPWGLDEARISDPDGTSIVLVEIPPDHPLRTDIRP
- a CDS encoding EamA family transporter; translation: MDGTALAFVLVAAVVHAGWNLAAKRVDAGARFVFLYYTVSAVVCAPLAVAALIVSGERPHWTWLVAALLTAVFHVAYGIVLQRGYRVGDLSVVYPLARGSGPLLSVLAAVVLLGERPGWLGLAGALLVVAGVLVIGLGPSADRRARRAGVFYGLLTGVTIAGYTLWDDHSVNALAVPPLIYFATGAVLQSLLLAPAALRSGGQVATLWRAHWRETLVVGMLSPVAYLLVLYAMRRAPVSLVAPAREVSIVLGGIAAWIVLGEANPVRRLVGSTVVLAGIAAIAAS
- the rpsT gene encoding 30S ribosomal protein S20; the protein is MANIKSQIKRIKTNEKARQRNQSVKSSVKTAIRKFREAAESGDKTKAVEQQQIAARALDKAASKGVIHANQAANKKSAMAKRVNQL